The following are from one region of the Capsicum annuum cultivar UCD-10X-F1 chromosome 1, UCD10Xv1.1, whole genome shotgun sequence genome:
- the LOC107865107 gene encoding uncharacterized protein LOC107865107: MTQSTTPFTNPFPSSPSSDPPDPNVNQMEEDIPHKPSYKEVVTDQSQERSTCYEEDFTTESEKTTNVDTKTSISLSKEEKHRIYSPWKHSVIIKCVGKKFNHNYLKIKLTDLWKFVEKLTQIDLGDEFFTVKLGLEESQKKILHLGPWFVAGSYISTRKWESNFVPYLSKIPFTAIWIRLPFLPIEFYDRSIHERIGKQISSLLKINTCTYATLRGRFARICVQIPLDTPVCTSILIGTHSQPIYYEGEGILCTGCGRLGHVLRHCDFKVKENPQEEQPKAEEQTFKESA, encoded by the coding sequence ATGACCCAATCGACGACCCCATTCACTAACCCTTTTCCTTCGTCTCCGTCATCGGATCCACCAGATCCTAACGTCAATCAGATGGAAGAAGATATCCCCCATAAACCTTCATATAAGGAAGTTGTAACTGACCAATCTCAAGAACGCTCAACTTGCTATGAAGAGGACTTCACTACTGAGTCGGAGAAAACGACGAATGTGGATACAAAAACATCCATATCCCTCTCAAAGGAAGAAAAACATAGAATTTACTCTCCATGGAAGCACTCAGTAATCATCAAGTGTGTGGGGAAGAAGTTTAACCATAACTATCTCAAAATCAAGCTTACAGATCTCTGGAAGTTTGTAGAGAAATTAACACAAATCGACCTTGGGGATGAGTTTTTTACAGTGAAATTAGGACTCGAGGAAAGTCAAAAGAAAATCCTTCATCTAGGTCCTTGGTTCGTAGCAGGATCCTATATATCCACTAGAAAATGGGAGTCAAATTTTGTTCCCTACCTATCGAAAATCCCATTTACTGCGATCTGGATAAGACTCCCATTCCTACCAATAGAGTTCTATGATAGATCGATACATGAAAGGATTGGGAAGCAAATTAGCAGCCTGTTAAAGATTAATACTTGTACATATGCAACTCTTAGGGGTAGGTTTGCACGGATCTGTGTCCAAATCCCATTGGACACCCCAGTATGCACCTCTATCCTCATTGGTACACATTCACAACCGATCTACTACGAGGGCGAAGGAATATTGTGTACGGGATGTGGTCGATTGGGGCATGTGTTAAGGCACTGCGACTTCAAAGTCAAGGAAAATCCTCAAGAAGAGCAACCCAAAGCAGAAGAACAGACCTTCAAAGAATCTGCTTAA